From Nymphaea colorata isolate Beijing-Zhang1983 chromosome 6, ASM883128v2, whole genome shotgun sequence, a single genomic window includes:
- the LOC116256834 gene encoding serine/arginine-rich SC35-like splicing factor SCL30A isoform X2 translates to MRARSYSYSPSPPRGYGRRGRSPSPRGRHRTRGRDLPTSLLVRNLRRDCRPEDLRRPFGQFGPLKDIYLPRDYHTGEPRGFGFVQYVEPADAAEAKYQMDGQIFHGRELTVVFAEENRKKPAEMRARERTRGGRARDDRPYSRHSRSPRYSRSPYYSRSRSRSPSYHSPSPRPKEYTRSISPDHKRSHRDDSYHQSPYNSRSRSPVDFTQRRSVRERSASVSG, encoded by the exons ATGAGGGCAAGAAGCTACAGTTATAGTCCTTCTCCGCCAAGGGGTTATGGTCGAAGAGGGCGTAGTCCTAGCCCAAGGGGACGACATAGAACTCGGGGAAGAGATCTTCCTACAAGTCTTCTAGTTCGTAATCTGCGTCGTGATTGTAG GCCAGAGGATTTACGCAGGCCTTTTGGCCAGTTTGGCCCTCTCAAGGACATCTATTTGCCACGTGATTATCATACGGG CGAACCACGTGGGTTTGGTTTTGTGCAGTATGTTGAACCTGCTGATGCTGCAGAAGCCAAATATCAGATGGATGGGCAAATTTTTCATGGTCGGGAACTAACTGTTGTATTTGCAgaggaaaatagaaagaagcCTGCTGAGATGAGGGCGCGTGAACGTACAAG GGGGGGTCGAGCACGGGATGACAGGCCATATTCCAGGCATTCGCGATCTCCTCGATATTCACGCTCTCCTTACTATTCACGTTCCCGATCTCGTAGCCCCAGTTATCACTCTCCTTCTCCCAGGCCAAAGGAATACACAAG ATCAATTTCACCAGACCACAAGAGGTCTCACCGTGATGACTCGTATCATCAATCTCCATACAATTCAAGAAGCAGAAGCCCTGTTGACTTTACTCAAAGGAGATCTGTGAGAGAAAGATCTGCATCAGTGAGTGGTTAG
- the LOC116256834 gene encoding serine/arginine-rich SC35-like splicing factor SCL30A isoform X1, which yields MRARSYSYSPSPPRGYGRRGRSPSPRGRHRTRGRDLPTSLLVRNLRRDCRPEDLRRPFGQFGPLKDIYLPRDYHTGEPRGFGFVQYVEPADAAEAKYQMDGQIFHGRELTVVFAEENRKKPAEMRARERTSRGGRARDDRPYSRHSRSPRYSRSPYYSRSRSRSPSYHSPSPRPKEYTRSISPDHKRSHRDDSYHQSPYNSRSRSPVDFTQRRSVRERSASVSG from the exons ATGAGGGCAAGAAGCTACAGTTATAGTCCTTCTCCGCCAAGGGGTTATGGTCGAAGAGGGCGTAGTCCTAGCCCAAGGGGACGACATAGAACTCGGGGAAGAGATCTTCCTACAAGTCTTCTAGTTCGTAATCTGCGTCGTGATTGTAG GCCAGAGGATTTACGCAGGCCTTTTGGCCAGTTTGGCCCTCTCAAGGACATCTATTTGCCACGTGATTATCATACGGG CGAACCACGTGGGTTTGGTTTTGTGCAGTATGTTGAACCTGCTGATGCTGCAGAAGCCAAATATCAGATGGATGGGCAAATTTTTCATGGTCGGGAACTAACTGTTGTATTTGCAgaggaaaatagaaagaagcCTGCTGAGATGAGGGCGCGTGAACGTACAAG CAGGGGGGGTCGAGCACGGGATGACAGGCCATATTCCAGGCATTCGCGATCTCCTCGATATTCACGCTCTCCTTACTATTCACGTTCCCGATCTCGTAGCCCCAGTTATCACTCTCCTTCTCCCAGGCCAAAGGAATACACAAG ATCAATTTCACCAGACCACAAGAGGTCTCACCGTGATGACTCGTATCATCAATCTCCATACAATTCAAGAAGCAGAAGCCCTGTTGACTTTACTCAAAGGAGATCTGTGAGAGAAAGATCTGCATCAGTGAGTGGTTAG
- the LOC116255753 gene encoding uncharacterized protein LOC116255753 encodes MIDDNQLEAQVEAPCAKPLGRFSVLYYGVGHMLNDITSACWFTYLLLFLTDIGFTPRDAATVMLSGQVADGLTTIFVGELIDRFGHFKLWHAGGSILVAVSFSLVFGGCQTCSALVENSPGLRTIFYSAFAAIFNVGWAATQISHMSMVICITLNATSRVVLASCRNAFTMVANLSLYGIAFFVFNTNTMVTPTDVEKQYSWIAYLSIFVGCCFVLIFLLGTREPRLKRESKIKKIGRIGWKYWLSKVLYHQVALVYVLMRLVTNVSQALLAFYVINELHMGQSSKALVPAIIYISSFIVSVALQEFHWNGHRLKWFFTLGALLWTLSGIAFFFLPKWMHNVMYLLAVVIGIANALMTVTAISMESVLVGEDLNGCGFVYASLGFLDKIVCGVVLYLLEFNQGLPSGSNGVHASGRSSSLNGIHAVGNSLSVYSLHGTGISASLTRWGFGLVPGICSLLGIAVTFTMNLNTVVSKHLTEPLLE; translated from the exons ATGATTGACGATAATCAACTTGAAGCACAAGTGGAAGCACCATGTGCAAAGCCTCTTGGAAGGTTCTCCGTATTGTACTATGGTGTTGGTCACATGCTCAATGATATCACTTCTGCATGCTGGTTTACTTACCTTCTACTTTTTTTGACGGACATTGGTTTCACTCCCAG AGATGCAGCTACGGTGATGCTTTCTGGACAAGTTGCTGATGGACTGACCACAATTTTTGTGGGTGAGCTG ATTGATCGATTTGGACATTTCAAATTATGGCATGCCGGTGGATCAATCTTAGTGgctgtttcattttcattggtgTTCGGTGGTTGCCAGACCTGTTCAGCACTTGTGGAGAATTCTCCTGGCCTGCGCACCATCTTCTATTCTGCATTTGCTGCTATTTTCAATGTTGGCTGGGCTGCTACTCAAATTTCTCACAT GTCGATGGTTATCTGTATCACATTGAATGCAACAAGCAGAGTGGTACTTGCAAGCTGCCGTAATGCTTTTACCATG GTTGCAAACCTTAGCCTATATGGAATTGCCTTCTTTGTGTTTAATACCAACACTATGGTAACACCTACTGATGTTGAAAAACAG TATAGCTGGATTGCTTATTTGTCAATTTTTGTTGGATGCTGTTTTGTGCTCATATTTCTTCTTGGTACTCGAGAACCAAG GCTGAAGCGTGAAAGTAAAATCAAGAAGATTGGCAGGATTGGATGGAAGTATTGGTTAAGCAAGGTTCTATACCATCAGGTTGCACTTGTTTATGTACTCATGCGTTTAGTGACCAATGTGTCACAG GCTCTTCTTGCATTCTATGTTATAAATGAACTGCACATGGGTCAATCTTCCAAAGCTTTG GTCCCTGCAATCATCTATATTTCAAGTTTCATTGTGTCAGTGGCTTTGCAG GAGTTCCATTGGAATGGACATCGTCTGAAGTGGTTTTTTACCCTTGGTGCACTTTTATGGACACTCTCTGGCAttgcatttttcttcttaccAAAGTGGATGCACAACGTTATGTATCTTTTGGCAGTTGTCATTGGAATAGCAAATGCTTTAATGACA GTGACAGCTATTAGCATGGAGAGTGTTCTAGTTGGAGAAGATCTGAACGGTTGTGGGTTCGTGTACGCTTCACTTGGTTTTCTGGACAAAATTGTGTGTGGTGTTGTTTTGTATTTACTCGAATTCAATCAAG GATTGCCCTCTGGTTCGAATGGTGTTCATGCATCTGGACGCTCTTCATCACTCAACGGTATCCATGCAGTTGGAAATTCCCTATCTGTCTACAGTCTTCATGGAACGGGAATTTCTGCTTCACTCACTAGATGGGGATTTGGGCTTGTCCCTGGGATATGTTCCCTCCTTGGGATTGCCGTTACATTCACTATGAACCTTAACACTGTAGTTTCAAAACATCTGACTGAGCCTTTGCTTGAGTAA